The nucleotide sequence TCCAGCGCAACGTCGTCGACGAATACGAGATCGTCGTTCAACGCCTCCGCAGGGAGCAGCACGCCGTCGAATGCGCCCGCGGCCAGCACGGCGTCGCGGATGTCCGCACCGGGCAGCAGCCCGGCCGTCGTGGTCGTCGGTCCGAACATGCGGTTCTCCACGCCGATCACCTCGATACGCGCGCCGGTGTGTCGTGCAACAGGTGCAATGATGGTTTCGATCACCGGCGCCATGCGGCTCCCTGTGACGATCGCAATGCGACGCCCCGTCATCGGCTCCAGCGCGCTCGTGCCCGCAGCGACAGCATCGATGAGGCTGCGCACCGCACCGACACCGTTCTCCGTGAGCGGCCAGTCGTCGTAGTACGAGGCCGGAGGAACGTCGCGACCGGCGATGAAGAACATCTCGTCGCCGACGTAGCCCCAGCCGGTCCCGCGCTCCGTCATCGAGCGGGCACGCGCAGCATCGACCTGGTCGATGGAGCGGGCGGCCTCTTCTGCCGTGAGCAGTCGCACGGGCCGGTTCAGGTTGTACTTCGTCAGGCCGACCGGCACCACCGAAAGCGAGAGCACACGCTCGCCGAGACCGTAGAGGTCGTCGATCGTGCGCTGCAGGTGCTCGCCGTCGTTCCAGCCGGGACAGAGCACGATCTGCGTGTGCACCTCGATGCCGGCCTGCGTGAGCTGCGCGAGCTGCTCGACGATCTCGCCGCCACGCGGGACGCCCAGCAGGCGCTCGCGCACGTCCGGCTCC is from Longimicrobiales bacterium and encodes:
- a CDS encoding DUF512 domain-containing protein; translated protein: MVRIAEIAAGTIADELALEIGSRVVRINGTAVRDTIDYRFLEAEGFLELEVATPCGERVLYEIEKDEAEPLGIIPAADSVRQCANKCVFCFVDGNPDGARQSLHLKDDDFRLSFTYGSYVTLTNLGPKGFERLIEQRLSPLYVSVHATEPDVRERLLGVPRGGEIVEQLAQLTQAGIEVHTQIVLCPGWNDGEHLQRTIDDLYGLGERVLSLSVVPVGLTKYNLNRPVRLLTAEEAARSIDQVDAARARSMTERGTGWGYVGDEMFFIAGRDVPPASYYDDWPLTENGVGAVRSLIDAVAAGTSALEPMTGRRIAIVTGSRMAPVIETIIAPVARHTGARIEVIGVENRMFGPTTTTAGLLPGADIRDAVLAAGAFDGVLLPAEALNDDLVFVDDVALDDVVSALSPARVVAGHELTETLSRL